A single genomic interval of Mycolicibacterium holsaticum DSM 44478 = JCM 12374 harbors:
- a CDS encoding RNA-guided endonuclease InsQ/TnpB family protein — protein MSRFRLLPTPEQEEGLLAHCRDARYVWNLAVEQQQYWQPGRKAPGYVEQCAQLTEIRGEYGWLRAGSHTVQQQALRDFAQAMRNFFNGTHSRPTWRKAGVHEGFRQVAVKAHHVERLNRRFGRIWVPKVGWVRLRLSRAVPDGVKSYRVKRDRAGRWHIAFANIPHPITSPGDGSVVGVDRGVAVSAALSTGELLHAPSLTPGESKRLKVLQQRLARAKLGSRRREKVKRAIARLKARERDRRKDWVEKTTTDLAGRFDVIRVEALDARAMTRSASGTIQQPGMGVAQKRGLNRAISRSGWGQLVTRLQHKAYGRVEQVPAAYTSQRCSACGHVAPGNRKSQAVFECEACTAGRCNADVNAARNIAAGRAVTARGDLASGRSMNREPQFSTPAA, from the coding sequence ATGTCCCGGTTCCGACTGTTGCCGACTCCCGAGCAAGAGGAGGGCTTGTTGGCGCATTGTCGGGATGCGCGGTATGTGTGGAATTTGGCGGTGGAGCAGCAGCAATACTGGCAACCGGGCCGCAAGGCTCCCGGTTATGTCGAGCAGTGCGCGCAGTTGACGGAGATTCGGGGAGAATACGGGTGGCTTCGCGCAGGAAGTCACACGGTGCAGCAACAGGCGCTGCGCGATTTCGCCCAAGCGATGCGAAACTTCTTTAACGGAACGCATAGCCGTCCGACGTGGCGCAAGGCCGGCGTGCATGAAGGGTTTCGGCAAGTCGCCGTGAAGGCGCACCATGTCGAGCGGTTGAACCGCCGCTTCGGCCGCATATGGGTACCGAAGGTTGGTTGGGTGCGGCTTCGCCTGTCGAGGGCGGTGCCGGACGGTGTCAAGTCTTACCGGGTTAAGCGTGATCGGGCTGGACGCTGGCATATCGCGTTCGCGAACATTCCCCATCCGATCACTAGTCCAGGTGACGGCAGCGTGGTGGGGGTCGATCGCGGCGTGGCGGTGTCGGCTGCTCTGTCGACCGGCGAACTGCTTCACGCACCCAGTCTTACACCTGGTGAGTCGAAACGACTGAAGGTGTTGCAGCAGCGGCTCGCCCGCGCCAAGCTCGGCTCCCGTCGACGCGAGAAGGTCAAACGGGCGATCGCGAGACTGAAGGCACGCGAAAGAGATCGGCGCAAGGACTGGGTGGAAAAAACCACTACCGACCTCGCAGGGCGGTTCGACGTGATCAGAGTCGAGGCCCTTGATGCGCGGGCGATGACGCGCTCCGCGAGCGGCACCATCCAGCAGCCCGGTATGGGCGTGGCTCAGAAGAGGGGGCTCAATCGCGCAATCAGCCGAAGCGGCTGGGGCCAGCTTGTTACACGCCTGCAGCACAAGGCTTACGGCCGGGTCGAGCAGGTGCCGGCTGCGTACACGTCGCAACGATGCTCCGCGTGCGGGCACGTCGCTCCTGGGAACCGCAAGAGCCAAGCGGTTTTCGAGTGCGAAGCCTGCACTGCTGGACGGTGCAACGCCGACGTCAATGCTGCACGTAACATCGCCGCCGGACGGGCGGTGACCGCACGGGGAGACCTCGCCAGTGGGCGGTCTATGAACCGTGAACCTCAATTCTCTACTCCTGCCGCGTAG
- a CDS encoding DUF3145 domain-containing protein — protein MRAANQFADATTGVVYIHASPAAVCPHVEWALSSTLQARANLKWTPQPAMPGQLRAVTNWVGPVGTGAQLASALRSWSVLRFEVTEDPSAGVDGHRWCHTPQLGMWSGPMSANGDVMVGEMRLRALMAEGADMLAAELDSVLGTAWDEALEPYRDGGEGAEVSWLSRGVG, from the coding sequence ATGCGTGCAGCGAATCAGTTCGCCGACGCGACGACAGGCGTGGTGTACATCCACGCCTCACCCGCGGCGGTGTGCCCGCATGTCGAGTGGGCGTTGTCGTCGACCCTTCAAGCCAGGGCGAATCTCAAGTGGACCCCGCAGCCGGCCATGCCCGGACAGCTGCGCGCGGTCACCAACTGGGTCGGCCCGGTCGGCACGGGTGCCCAGTTGGCAAGCGCACTGCGCTCGTGGTCGGTGCTGCGGTTCGAGGTGACCGAGGATCCCAGCGCCGGCGTCGACGGACACCGGTGGTGCCACACCCCGCAGCTGGGCATGTGGAGCGGGCCGATGAGCGCCAACGGCGACGTGATGGTCGGGGAGATGCGGTTGCGCGCGCTGATGGCCGAGGGCGCCGACATGCTCGCCGCCGAGCTCGATTCGGTTCTGGGCACCGCATGGGACGAGGCACTCGAGCCCTACCGCGACGGCGGGGAGGGCGCCGAGGTCAGCTGGCTGTCGCGCGGAGTGGGCTAG
- a CDS encoding glycerol-3-phosphate dehydrogenase/oxidase produces MTGSTALNATRRAAELAALADGESPDVLVIGGGITGAGIALDAATRGLSVALVEKHDIAFGTSRWSSKLVHGGLRYLATGNVGIARRSAIERGILMTRNAPHLVNAMPQLVPLLPSMNTASRALVRFGFLAGDGLRKLAGTPGSTLPRSRRVDASHAIELSPTVRRAGLDGGLLAYDGQLIDDARLVTAVVRTAAQHGARILTRVAASDATGTTARLTDQLSGESFDVTARAVVNASGVWAGEVDPSIKLRPSRGTHLVFDAEAFGNPTAALTVPIPGEINRFVFAMPEQLGRIYLGLTDEDAPGPIPDVPEPTPQEITFLLDTVNTALDVSVGSSDVIGAYAGLRPLIDTGAGRTADVSREHAVVESPSGLISIIGGKLTEYRYMAEDVVDRAVALRGLTATPCRTRNLPLVGAPSNPVTTLRAPVEIPSSLVARYGAEAPNVIVAASCERPTEPVADGIDVIRAEFEYAVTHEGALTADDILDRRTRIGLVKADRDRAETVADEFVVSAR; encoded by the coding sequence GTGACTGGCTCAACAGCTCTGAACGCCACCCGGCGCGCCGCCGAACTCGCTGCGCTGGCCGACGGGGAATCGCCCGACGTCCTGGTGATCGGCGGCGGCATCACCGGTGCGGGTATCGCGCTGGACGCGGCCACCCGCGGGCTGAGCGTCGCGCTGGTCGAAAAGCACGACATCGCCTTCGGCACCAGCCGGTGGAGTTCGAAGCTCGTGCACGGCGGGCTGCGCTACCTGGCGACCGGCAACGTGGGCATCGCGCGGCGCAGCGCGATCGAACGCGGAATCCTGATGACCCGCAACGCCCCGCACCTCGTCAACGCCATGCCCCAACTGGTTCCGCTGCTGCCGTCGATGAACACCGCGTCGCGGGCGCTGGTCCGGTTCGGCTTCCTGGCCGGCGACGGGCTGCGCAAGCTGGCTGGCACCCCGGGTTCGACGCTGCCGCGCTCACGGCGTGTCGACGCATCGCACGCCATCGAGCTCTCCCCGACGGTGCGCCGCGCCGGATTAGACGGTGGCCTGCTTGCCTACGACGGGCAGTTGATCGACGACGCGCGCCTGGTGACGGCGGTGGTCCGCACCGCGGCACAGCACGGCGCGCGCATTCTGACCCGGGTAGCGGCCTCCGACGCCACGGGCACCACGGCGCGGCTGACCGACCAGCTATCCGGCGAATCCTTCGATGTCACGGCCCGCGCCGTCGTCAACGCCTCCGGGGTATGGGCCGGTGAGGTGGACCCGTCGATCAAGCTGCGGCCAAGCCGCGGAACGCATCTGGTGTTCGACGCCGAAGCATTCGGCAATCCGACTGCGGCGCTGACCGTTCCGATACCCGGGGAGATCAACCGCTTCGTGTTCGCGATGCCCGAACAGCTGGGCCGGATCTACCTCGGGCTCACCGACGAGGACGCGCCTGGCCCGATTCCCGATGTGCCCGAACCGACTCCGCAGGAGATCACGTTCCTGCTCGACACCGTGAACACGGCATTGGACGTCTCGGTGGGATCCTCAGACGTGATCGGCGCGTATGCCGGGCTGCGGCCGCTGATCGACACCGGAGCGGGCCGCACGGCGGACGTGTCCCGCGAGCACGCGGTCGTAGAGTCGCCGTCGGGTCTGATCAGCATCATCGGCGGCAAGCTGACCGAATACCGCTATATGGCCGAGGATGTCGTGGACCGGGCCGTCGCGTTGCGCGGGCTGACCGCCACACCCTGCCGCACCCGCAACCTGCCGCTGGTCGGCGCGCCCTCGAATCCCGTCACGACGCTGCGCGCGCCGGTCGAGATACCCAGTTCGCTGGTCGCGCGTTACGGCGCCGAGGCCCCCAACGTGATCGTGGCCGCCAGTTGCGAGCGGCCGACCGAACCGGTGGCCGACGGGATCGACGTCATCCGCGCGGAGTTCGAATACGCGGTGACGCACGAAGGCGCGCTGACCGCCGACGACATCCTCGACCGTCGCACCCGGATCGGGTTGGTCAAGGCCGACCGCGACCGGGCCGAGACGGTAGCCGACGAATTTGTGGTTTCGGCGCGCTAA
- a CDS encoding TetR/AcrR family transcriptional regulator produces MMSSSNVTSASIEDRILEAAAYCVTAYGIDRVTLAEIARRARVSRPTVYRRWPDTRSIMAALLTARIVALLDEVSAQGVGREALVDRIVAVAQRVRGDDVVMSVLHSAPELAMVYIAERLGTSQQILLDAVAGEIKLAQDEGSVRDGDPRQLAAMCVLITQSTIQSAQIVAPILDADALAVELAHSLNGYLKP; encoded by the coding sequence ATGATGTCAAGCAGTAACGTAACTTCGGCGTCGATCGAGGACCGGATCCTCGAGGCGGCGGCGTACTGCGTCACGGCATACGGAATCGACCGCGTCACCCTGGCCGAGATCGCCCGCCGCGCGCGCGTCAGCAGGCCCACGGTGTATCGACGCTGGCCCGATACCCGATCGATCATGGCCGCGTTGCTGACCGCGCGGATCGTGGCCCTGCTCGATGAGGTGTCCGCACAAGGCGTGGGGCGCGAGGCGCTCGTCGACCGTATCGTCGCCGTCGCACAGCGTGTACGCGGTGACGACGTGGTGATGTCGGTGCTGCACAGCGCACCGGAGCTGGCCATGGTCTACATCGCCGAACGACTGGGTACCAGCCAGCAGATCCTGTTGGACGCGGTCGCCGGCGAGATCAAACTGGCACAGGACGAGGGCAGCGTTCGCGACGGCGACCCGCGCCAACTCGCGGCCATGTGCGTGCTGATCACCCAGTCGACGATTCAGTCCGCCCAGATCGTCGCTCCCATCCTCGACGCCGACGCGTTGGCCGTCGAACTGGCTCACTCCCTGAATGGATACCTGAAACCGTGA
- the kasB gene encoding 3-oxoacyl-ACP synthase KasB has translation MAGQTRLTRLSTGAGFPNVVVTGIAMTTSVATDAEGTWKALLEGRSGIRKLKDPFVEQYDLPVRIGGHLLEDFDSELTKVELRRLSYLQKMSTVLGRRVWKHAGSPEVDTRRLMVSIGTGMGSAEELVFAYDDMRAKGMRAVSPLAVQKYMPNSPAAAVGLERGAKAGVITPVSACASGSEGIAHAWRNIVLGEADIAICGGVESKIEAVPIAGFAQMRIVLSNTNDDPPGACRPFDKDRNGFVFGEAGALLVIETEEHAKARGANILARIMGASVTSDGYHMVAPDPNGEQAGHAMTRAIQLAGLSPTDIDHVNAHATGTSVGDVAEGIAINNALGSHRPAVYAPKSALGHSVGAVGAVESIITVLALRDGIIPPTLNLKNQDPEIDLDVVAGGARPGNYQYAINNSFGFGGHNVALAFGKY, from the coding sequence ATGGCAGGGCAGACACGGCTGACTCGGCTCTCCACAGGAGCCGGTTTCCCCAACGTCGTCGTCACCGGTATCGCGATGACGACGTCCGTGGCGACCGACGCCGAGGGCACCTGGAAAGCGTTGCTGGAGGGGCGCAGCGGAATCCGCAAGCTCAAGGATCCGTTCGTCGAACAGTACGACCTCCCGGTCCGTATCGGTGGTCACCTGCTCGAGGATTTCGACTCCGAGCTCACCAAGGTCGAACTGCGCCGGCTGTCGTATCTGCAGAAGATGTCGACGGTGCTGGGCCGGCGGGTGTGGAAACACGCGGGTTCCCCCGAGGTGGACACCAGGCGGTTGATGGTGTCGATCGGGACGGGCATGGGTTCGGCCGAAGAGCTCGTCTTCGCCTACGACGACATGCGCGCCAAGGGTATGCGGGCGGTATCGCCGTTGGCGGTGCAGAAGTACATGCCCAACTCCCCTGCTGCCGCGGTGGGCTTGGAACGCGGCGCCAAAGCCGGTGTGATCACGCCGGTTTCGGCGTGCGCCTCCGGATCCGAAGGTATTGCGCACGCATGGCGCAACATCGTGCTCGGCGAAGCCGACATCGCGATCTGCGGTGGTGTCGAATCCAAGATCGAGGCCGTGCCGATCGCCGGTTTCGCCCAGATGCGAATCGTGCTGTCCAACACCAACGACGACCCGCCAGGTGCTTGTCGTCCGTTCGACAAGGACCGCAACGGTTTCGTGTTCGGTGAGGCCGGCGCGCTGCTGGTCATCGAGACCGAGGAACACGCCAAGGCGCGCGGGGCCAACATCCTGGCCCGCATCATGGGTGCCAGCGTCACGTCCGACGGCTACCACATGGTGGCCCCCGACCCCAACGGTGAGCAGGCCGGACATGCGATGACCCGCGCCATCCAGCTCGCGGGCCTCTCGCCCACCGATATCGACCACGTCAACGCGCACGCCACCGGCACCTCGGTCGGTGACGTCGCCGAAGGCATCGCGATCAACAATGCGCTCGGCTCACACCGGCCTGCGGTCTACGCACCCAAGTCGGCCCTGGGGCATTCGGTGGGCGCGGTCGGAGCGGTGGAGTCCATCATCACCGTGTTGGCGCTGCGGGACGGCATCATCCCGCCGACGCTGAACCTGAAGAATCAAGACCCCGAGATCGACCTGGATGTCGTTGCAGGTGGGGCTCGGCCCGGAAATTACCAGTACGCAATCAACAACTCGTTCGGATTCGGTGGGCACAACGTCGCGCTCGCCTTCGGGAAGTACTGA
- a CDS encoding diacylglycerol kinase, with protein sequence MMSVGRVTVLTNPMSGHGSASHAAERAAARFAKRGVDVVAIVGRDAEHARRLVEGALERDMDALVVVGGDGIISLALQVLAKTDIPLGIIPAGTGNDHAREFGIPRKDPEAAADVVVDGVTKTIDLGRIVGADGTNKWFGTVMAAGFDSLVTDRTNRMTWPHGRMRYNLAIVAELSKLRLLPFRLCLDGREMDIELTLAAFGNTKSYGGGMLICPDADPTDGKLDVTMVASASRTKLIRLFPTVFKGTHVHLDEVSTARAQTITVDSPGINAYADGEYICPLPVEVSAVPAALKILRPAGS encoded by the coding sequence ATGATGTCAGTCGGCCGGGTCACTGTCCTGACCAACCCGATGTCGGGGCACGGCAGCGCGTCACACGCCGCCGAGCGGGCGGCCGCCAGGTTCGCCAAGCGCGGCGTCGACGTCGTCGCCATCGTGGGCCGCGACGCCGAGCACGCCCGCCGCCTCGTCGAGGGCGCCCTCGAACGCGATATGGACGCGCTCGTGGTGGTCGGCGGCGACGGCATCATTTCCCTCGCGCTGCAAGTGCTTGCCAAGACCGACATACCGTTGGGCATCATCCCCGCCGGCACGGGTAACGACCACGCGCGTGAATTCGGCATTCCGCGAAAGGATCCCGAGGCGGCCGCCGACGTCGTCGTCGATGGTGTCACCAAGACCATCGACTTGGGTCGCATCGTGGGCGCCGACGGCACCAACAAATGGTTCGGCACCGTGATGGCCGCCGGGTTCGACTCGCTGGTCACCGACCGGACCAACCGGATGACCTGGCCGCACGGCCGGATGCGCTACAACCTGGCGATCGTCGCCGAGTTGTCGAAGCTGCGGCTGTTGCCGTTTCGGCTGTGCCTGGACGGGCGCGAGATGGACATCGAGTTGACGCTGGCCGCGTTCGGCAACACCAAGAGCTACGGCGGCGGGATGCTGATCTGCCCGGACGCCGACCCCACCGACGGCAAGCTCGACGTGACGATGGTGGCCTCAGCCTCGCGCACCAAGCTCATCCGGCTGTTTCCCACCGTGTTCAAGGGCACCCACGTGCACCTCGACGAGGTGAGCACAGCCCGGGCGCAGACGATCACCGTCGACTCGCCGGGTATCAACGCCTACGCCGACGGTGAGTACATCTGCCCGCTGCCGGTCGAGGTGTCGGCGGTGCCTGCCGCGCTGAAGATCCTGCGCCCGGCTGGCAGCTAG
- the kasA gene encoding 3-oxoacyl-ACP synthase KasA yields MTRPSTANGGFPSVVVTAVTATTSIAADIESTWKGLLAGDSGIRVLTDDFVTKWDLQVRIGGHLKEPIDPQMSRLDMRRMSYVQRMAKLLSGQLWETAGSPEVDPDRFAVVIGTGLGGGEKIVETYDAMNEGGPRKVSPLAVQMIMPNGAAAVVGLQLGARAGVLTPVSACSSGSEAIAQAWRQIVMGDADIAVCGGVEGGIEALPIAAFSMMRAMSTNNDDPEGASRPFDKNRDGFVFGEAGALLVIETEEHAKARGAKPLARLLGAGITSDAYHMVAPDPNGLRAGHAMKRAMETAGLEPKDIQHVNAHATATSIGDVAEANAIRVAGVEHAPVYAPKSALGHSIGAVGALESVLTVLTLRDGVIPPTLNYETPDPEIDLDVVAGEPRYGDYQYAINNSFGFGGHNVALAFGRY; encoded by the coding sequence GTGACCAGACCTTCCACTGCTAACGGCGGTTTCCCCAGCGTTGTGGTAACCGCCGTTACGGCGACGACGTCGATCGCGGCGGACATCGAGAGCACGTGGAAGGGCCTGCTGGCAGGCGACAGCGGAATCCGCGTGCTCACCGACGACTTCGTCACCAAGTGGGACCTGCAGGTCAGAATCGGTGGACACCTCAAGGAGCCCATCGATCCACAGATGTCGCGTCTCGACATGCGCCGGATGTCCTACGTCCAGCGGATGGCCAAGCTGCTCAGCGGTCAGCTCTGGGAGACCGCGGGTAGTCCCGAGGTCGACCCGGACCGCTTCGCCGTCGTGATCGGCACCGGCCTGGGTGGCGGCGAGAAGATCGTCGAGACCTACGACGCGATGAACGAGGGCGGCCCGCGCAAGGTGTCGCCGCTGGCCGTTCAGATGATCATGCCGAACGGTGCGGCCGCGGTCGTCGGGCTTCAGCTCGGGGCCCGCGCAGGCGTGCTCACCCCGGTGTCGGCCTGCTCGTCAGGCTCGGAGGCCATCGCTCAGGCGTGGCGGCAGATCGTCATGGGCGACGCCGACATCGCCGTATGTGGCGGTGTCGAGGGCGGTATCGAGGCGCTGCCGATCGCGGCGTTCTCGATGATGCGCGCCATGTCGACCAACAACGACGATCCCGAAGGCGCATCACGGCCGTTCGACAAGAACCGGGACGGTTTCGTGTTCGGTGAGGCCGGCGCGCTCTTGGTCATCGAGACCGAGGAGCACGCGAAGGCACGCGGCGCCAAGCCGCTGGCCCGGTTGCTCGGTGCGGGCATCACCTCGGACGCCTACCACATGGTCGCCCCGGATCCCAACGGTCTGCGGGCCGGCCACGCAATGAAGCGTGCGATGGAGACCGCGGGCTTGGAGCCCAAGGACATTCAGCACGTCAACGCTCACGCCACGGCCACGTCGATCGGTGACGTCGCCGAAGCCAACGCGATTCGCGTGGCGGGCGTCGAACATGCCCCGGTGTACGCGCCGAAGTCGGCGCTCGGCCACTCAATCGGGGCCGTCGGAGCGCTGGAGTCCGTGCTGACCGTGCTCACGCTGCGCGACGGCGTCATCCCGCCGACGCTCAACTACGAAACCCCCGACCCCGAGATCGATCTCGATGTCGTTGCGGGCGAGCCTCGATATGGCGACTACCAGTACGCCATCAACAACTCGTTCGGTTTCGGTGGGCACAATGTCGCCCTGGCGTTCGGACGCTACTGA
- a CDS encoding FAD-binding oxidoreductase — MKWNAWGDPDAAKPLSEGIRALLEQALGVAGSTVPEPTVEEVRLRPSALSDADRDGFSAIVGAEYCTVDDRGRLLRAGGKSTLDLLRRKDSGVQDAPDAVLLPGSEDEIASILRFCAERGIAIVPFGGGTSVVGGLDPIRGDFAAVVSLDLRRLNQLHSLDEISGEAELGAGMTGPDAERLLGERGFSLGHFPQSFEYATIGGFAATRSSGQDSAGYGRFNDMVRGLRAVTPAGTLELGRAPESAAGPDLRQLLIGSEGVFGVITRVRVRVHPVPTATRYEAWSFPDFATGADALRAVVQTGTGPTVIRLSDEAETGVNLATTEKIGEQQITGGCLAVTLFEGTDAHVASRHAETRAVLEAAGGTSLGEEPARAWEHGRFGAPYLRDSLLSAGALCETLETATNWSNVLALKAAVTEALTSSLAESGTPALVLCHISHVYPTGASLYFTVVAGQRGNPIEQWRTAKTAASDAMMRTGGTITHHHAVGADHRPWMRDEVGDLGVAVLRAVKATLDPAGILNPGKLIP, encoded by the coding sequence ATGAAGTGGAACGCCTGGGGTGACCCCGACGCCGCCAAACCCCTGTCAGAAGGGATCCGGGCGCTGCTCGAGCAGGCCCTGGGGGTGGCGGGATCGACGGTTCCCGAACCGACGGTCGAGGAGGTGCGGCTCCGGCCGTCCGCGCTGTCCGACGCCGACCGCGACGGCTTTTCTGCGATCGTCGGCGCTGAGTACTGCACTGTGGACGACCGTGGACGCCTGTTGCGCGCCGGCGGCAAGTCCACGCTGGACCTGTTGCGCCGCAAGGATTCCGGTGTGCAGGATGCCCCGGATGCGGTGCTGCTGCCGGGCTCCGAGGACGAGATCGCTTCGATCCTGCGGTTCTGCGCCGAGCGGGGTATCGCGATCGTGCCGTTCGGCGGCGGCACCAGCGTCGTCGGCGGGCTCGACCCGATCCGCGGCGACTTCGCCGCCGTCGTCTCGCTGGACCTGCGGCGGCTGAACCAGCTGCATTCCCTCGACGAGATTTCCGGTGAGGCCGAACTCGGCGCCGGAATGACCGGGCCCGACGCCGAACGCCTGCTCGGCGAGCGCGGCTTCTCGCTCGGCCATTTCCCGCAGAGCTTCGAATACGCCACCATCGGCGGGTTCGCCGCCACCCGGTCCTCCGGGCAGGATTCGGCAGGCTACGGCCGGTTCAACGACATGGTCCGTGGGCTGCGGGCGGTCACCCCGGCCGGCACGCTCGAGTTGGGCCGCGCCCCGGAGTCAGCGGCCGGACCCGACCTGCGCCAGCTGCTGATCGGTTCGGAGGGCGTGTTCGGCGTCATCACCCGGGTGCGGGTCCGGGTGCACCCCGTGCCGACCGCCACCCGCTACGAGGCCTGGTCGTTTCCCGACTTCGCGACCGGCGCCGACGCGCTGCGCGCCGTCGTGCAGACCGGCACCGGACCGACCGTGATCCGGCTGTCCGACGAGGCAGAGACCGGCGTCAACCTCGCGACCACCGAGAAAATCGGCGAACAGCAGATCACCGGCGGCTGCCTGGCCGTCACGCTGTTCGAGGGCACCGACGCCCACGTTGCGAGCCGCCACGCCGAGACCCGCGCGGTGCTGGAGGCCGCGGGCGGAACCTCGTTGGGTGAGGAACCGGCTCGAGCCTGGGAGCACGGCCGGTTCGGCGCGCCGTATCTGCGGGACTCGCTGCTGTCCGCAGGCGCGCTGTGCGAGACGCTGGAGACCGCCACGAACTGGTCGAATGTGTTGGCGCTCAAGGCCGCGGTCACCGAGGCGCTGACGAGTTCGCTCGCCGAATCCGGCACACCGGCGCTTGTGCTGTGCCACATTTCCCATGTGTACCCCACCGGCGCGTCGCTGTATTTCACCGTCGTGGCCGGACAGCGCGGCAACCCCATCGAACAGTGGCGCACGGCCAAAACCGCCGCCTCGGATGCGATGATGCGCACCGGCGGCACCATCACCCATCATCATGCGGTGGGCGCGGACCACCGGCCGTGGATGCGCGACGAAGTGGGCGACCTCGGCGTCGCGGTGCTCCGCGCGGTCAAGGCCACGCTGGATCCGGCGGGAATCCTCAACCCCGGCAAGCTGATTCCTTGA
- a CDS encoding acyl-CoA carboxylase subunit beta, producing the protein MTIMAPETVGESLDPRDPLLRLSTFFDDGTVELLHERDRSGVLAAAGTVNGVRTIAFCTDGTVMGGAMGMEGCTHIVNAYDTAIEEQSPIVGIWHSGGARLAEGVKALHAVGLVFEAMIRASGYIPQISIVVGFAAGGAAYGPALTDVVIMAREGRVFVTGPDVVRSVTGEDVDMASLGGPDTHHKKSGVCHIVADDEIDAYDRGRRLVGLFCQQGHFDRAKAEAGDTDLHALLPESARRAYDVHPIVEALLDDDAPFDEFQGKWAPSIVIGLGRLSGRTVGVIANNPLRLGGCLNSESAEKAARFVRLCDAFGIPIVNVVDVPGYLPGVDQEWGGVVRRGAKLLHAFGECSVPRVTLVTRKIYGGAYIAMNSRSLGATKVFAWPDAEVAVMGAKAAVGILHKKKLAAASDDEREALHEELAAEHERIAGGVDSAIDIGVVDEKIDPSTTRSKLTQALAEAPARRGRHKNIPL; encoded by the coding sequence ATGACGATCATGGCGCCCGAGACGGTTGGCGAATCGTTGGACCCACGCGATCCGCTGTTGCGGCTGAGCACGTTCTTCGACGACGGCACCGTTGAGCTGCTGCACGAACGTGACCGCTCCGGCGTCCTCGCCGCCGCAGGCACCGTCAACGGCGTCCGCACCATCGCCTTCTGCACCGACGGCACCGTCATGGGTGGCGCCATGGGTATGGAGGGGTGTACCCATATCGTCAACGCCTACGACACCGCCATCGAGGAGCAGAGCCCGATCGTCGGGATCTGGCACTCGGGCGGCGCGCGCCTCGCCGAGGGGGTCAAGGCCCTGCACGCGGTCGGCCTGGTCTTCGAGGCGATGATCCGGGCGTCGGGCTACATCCCGCAGATCTCGATCGTCGTCGGCTTCGCCGCGGGTGGCGCGGCCTACGGGCCCGCGCTGACCGACGTCGTGATCATGGCGCGGGAAGGCCGGGTGTTCGTCACCGGACCCGACGTGGTGCGCAGCGTGACCGGCGAGGACGTCGACATGGCGTCGCTGGGTGGCCCGGACACCCACCACAAGAAGTCCGGCGTATGCCACATCGTCGCCGACGACGAGATCGACGCCTATGACCGCGGCCGCCGGCTGGTCGGCTTGTTCTGCCAGCAGGGCCATTTCGACCGGGCCAAGGCAGAAGCCGGTGACACCGACCTGCACGCGCTGTTGCCCGAATCCGCGCGGCGCGCCTACGACGTGCACCCGATCGTCGAAGCGCTCCTCGACGACGACGCACCGTTCGACGAGTTCCAGGGCAAGTGGGCGCCCTCGATCGTCATCGGCCTCGGCCGGCTGTCGGGCCGTACCGTCGGCGTCATCGCCAACAACCCGCTGCGCCTGGGCGGCTGCCTGAATTCCGAGAGCGCCGAGAAGGCCGCGCGGTTCGTGCGGTTGTGCGACGCGTTCGGCATCCCGATCGTCAACGTCGTCGACGTGCCCGGCTATCTGCCCGGCGTGGATCAGGAGTGGGGCGGGGTGGTGCGCCGCGGCGCGAAGCTTCTGCACGCGTTCGGCGAGTGCTCGGTGCCGCGCGTCACGTTGGTGACGCGCAAGATCTACGGCGGCGCCTACATCGCGATGAACTCGCGCTCGCTGGGCGCGACGAAGGTGTTCGCGTGGCCCGACGCCGAGGTCGCGGTGATGGGCGCCAAGGCCGCGGTCGGCATTCTGCACAAGAAGAAGCTGGCCGCCGCGTCCGACGACGAGCGCGAGGCGCTGCACGAGGAACTGGCCGCCGAGCACGAGCGGATCGCCGGTGGGGTCGATTCCGCGATCGACATCGGCGTGGTCGACGAGAAGATCGACCCGTCGACGACCCGCAGCAAGCTGACGCAGGCGCTGGCCGAAGCGCCGGCCCGCCGCGGTCGCCACAAGAACATCCCGCTGTAA
- the acpM gene encoding meromycolate extension acyl carrier protein AcpM, whose product MPATQEEIIAGLAEIIEEVTGIEPSEVTPEKSFVDDLDIDSLSMVEIAVQTEDKYGVKIPDEDLAGLRTVGDVVAYIQKLEEENPEAAAAIRAQIADNK is encoded by the coding sequence GTGCCCGCAACTCAAGAAGAAATCATTGCCGGTCTCGCCGAGATCATCGAAGAGGTCACCGGTATCGAGCCGTCCGAGGTCACCCCGGAGAAGTCGTTCGTCGACGACCTGGACATCGACTCGCTGTCGATGGTGGAGATCGCCGTCCAGACCGAGGACAAGTACGGCGTGAAGATCCCCGACGAGGATCTCGCCGGCCTGCGCACCGTCGGTGACGTCGTCGCCTACATCCAGAAGCTCGAGGAAGAGAACCCCGAGGCCGCTGCCGCCATTCGGGCGCAGATCGCGGACAACAAGTGA